In a single window of the Acetivibrio clariflavus DSM 19732 genome:
- a CDS encoding RNA polymerase sigma factor, with amino-acid sequence MIGVLKMSKERDSILVENTLKGDINSFEELMSLYQDKLFNFLSKMTASREDAEEITQEVFIKVYKNLYKYNSKWSFSTWIYRIAINTLRSEYRKVKNIKNIDYYTNVPELPANFSDYPDIAYEIKEQRVEIIKLIDELKEDQKTALILRCMQDFSFKEIGDILGISPEAAKMKIQRAKQTLCRKYEKLAKGGK; translated from the coding sequence ATGATTGGTGTGTTAAAGATGAGTAAGGAAAGAGACAGTATATTGGTCGAGAATACCTTAAAAGGCGATATAAATTCCTTCGAAGAGTTGATGTCGTTATATCAGGACAAGTTATTCAATTTTTTATCGAAAATGACTGCTTCACGGGAAGATGCAGAGGAGATAACCCAGGAGGTTTTTATAAAAGTATATAAAAACCTATATAAATACAACAGCAAATGGAGTTTTTCCACCTGGATTTATCGTATTGCCATAAATACGCTGAGAAGCGAGTACAGAAAAGTAAAAAATATAAAAAATATCGACTATTACACAAATGTTCCTGAACTACCTGCCAACTTTAGTGATTATCCCGATATAGCCTATGAAATTAAGGAACAGCGGGTGGAAATAATTAAACTTATTGATGAACTTAAAGAAGACCAGAAGACAGCATTAATTTTAAGATGTATGCAGGATTTTTCCTTTAAAGAAATCGGCGATATATTGGGAATATCACCCGAAGCTGCAAAGATGAAAATACAAAGGGCTAAGCAGACTTTATGCAGGAAGTATGAAAAACTGGCGAAAGGGGGGAAATAA
- a CDS encoding ABC transporter ATP-binding protein, which produces MSQNHNGSHDFKRPPRRAGMGHGPRAMIPGEKARNFKGTMKKLLKHLSVYKIPIFISLLFAMASAAFSIIGPKIMGKATTKLFEGVVARISGTGDIDLMAIGRILLMLVGLYLLSALFGYIQGWLMSDISMKVSYRFRKDISEKINRMPLKYFDSTNHGEVLSRVTNDVDTLSQTLNQSLGQIITSATTVAGVLVMMLSISWKMSLAAIGTLPLSLIIIMFIINKSQKYFKQQQDYLGNLNGHIEEMYGGHVVVKAFNGEKKSIEKFDEVNSKLYGSSWKSHFLTSIMMPLMGFVGNLGYVAICILGGYYAARKVIEVGDIQAFIQYVRQFTQPISQLANISNILQQTAAAAERVFEFLEEEEEVPDAADTVKPDDIKGVVEFKNVHFGYNEDNIIINDFSAVVKPGQKVAIVGPTGAGKTTMVKLLMRFYDVNKGSILIDGHDLRDFSRKDLRSLFGMVLQDTWLYNGSIMENIRYGRLDATDEEVIAAAKAAHVDSFVHTLPKGYNMELNEEASNVSQGQKQLITIARAVLSDPKILILDEATSSVDTRTEVQIQKAMANLMKNRTSFVIAHRLSTIRDADLILVMNHGDIVEQGTHEELLAKGGFYAELYNSQFEAS; this is translated from the coding sequence ATGAGTCAAAATCACAATGGATCGCATGACTTTAAAAGACCGCCAAGGAGAGCAGGAATGGGACATGGTCCCAGAGCCATGATACCCGGGGAAAAAGCTCGAAATTTTAAAGGTACAATGAAAAAACTGTTAAAACACTTAAGTGTTTATAAAATACCGATATTTATTTCACTGCTGTTTGCCATGGCCAGTGCTGCTTTTTCAATAATAGGTCCTAAAATTATGGGAAAGGCTACGACAAAACTGTTTGAAGGTGTTGTGGCAAGAATTTCCGGGACCGGTGACATTGACCTTATGGCTATAGGCCGGATATTGTTGATGTTGGTCGGCCTGTATTTACTGAGTGCATTATTCGGATATATTCAGGGATGGTTAATGTCCGATATATCAATGAAGGTAAGTTACAGATTCAGAAAGGATATTTCTGAAAAGATTAACCGTATGCCCTTGAAGTATTTCGATTCTACAAATCATGGTGAAGTTTTGTCCCGTGTAACCAATGACGTTGACACTTTAAGTCAAACCCTTAACCAAAGTTTGGGACAGATAATTACTTCAGCGACTACTGTTGCCGGTGTTCTTGTTATGATGCTCAGTATAAGCTGGAAGATGTCTTTGGCGGCTATCGGAACTTTGCCTTTGTCACTTATAATTATAATGTTTATTATAAATAAATCGCAAAAATATTTTAAACAGCAGCAGGACTACCTCGGAAACTTAAACGGCCACATAGAAGAAATGTATGGGGGACACGTTGTAGTTAAAGCTTTTAATGGCGAAAAGAAAAGCATTGAAAAATTTGACGAAGTTAACAGTAAACTCTATGGTTCGTCATGGAAGTCTCATTTTTTAACCAGCATTATGATGCCCCTTATGGGTTTTGTGGGGAATTTGGGTTATGTGGCAATATGTATCCTGGGTGGATATTATGCAGCCAGGAAAGTTATAGAAGTTGGTGATATTCAAGCTTTTATACAATACGTCCGACAGTTTACACAGCCTATTTCGCAGTTGGCGAATATATCCAATATCCTTCAGCAGACTGCAGCCGCAGCTGAACGTGTATTTGAGTTTCTGGAAGAAGAGGAAGAAGTACCGGATGCTGCTGACACTGTTAAGCCGGATGATATTAAAGGCGTAGTTGAATTCAAAAATGTTCATTTCGGTTATAATGAAGATAATATTATAATCAATGACTTCTCAGCGGTTGTAAAACCCGGGCAGAAAGTTGCTATTGTCGGGCCTACCGGGGCAGGTAAGACAACTATGGTTAAGCTGTTAATGAGATTCTATGATGTAAATAAAGGCTCAATCTTGATTGACGGTCATGACTTAAGGGATTTTTCCCGTAAAGATTTACGTTCTTTGTTCGGTATGGTTTTACAGGATACATGGCTTTATAATGGCAGTATTATGGAGAACATCCGTTACGGACGGCTTGATGCAACCGATGAGGAAGTTATTGCTGCCGCAAAGGCTGCCCATGTTGACAGTTTTGTCCATACTTTGCCCAAAGGTTACAATATGGAGTTGAATGAGGAAGCCAGCAATGTATCTCAGGGTCAAAAGCAGTTGATAACAATTGCAAGAGCCGTTTTGTCCGATCCGAAAATTCTTATTTTGGACGAGGCAACAAGTTCGGTAGATACCCGTACCGAAGTGCAGATTCAAAAAGCTATGGCTAATCTTATGAAAAATCGTACAAGTTTTGTAATAGCCCATCGTCTTTCTACAATCAGAGATGCTGACTTGATTCTGGTTATGAATCACGGTGATATTGTTGAGCAGGGAACTCATGAGGAACTGCTGGCTAAAGGAGGATTTTATGCAGAACTGTATAATAGCCAGTTCGAAGCCTCCTAG
- a CDS encoding ABC transporter ATP-binding protein encodes MYKLTRYLKPFIGLILITIVFLFGQAMADLALPDYMSKIVNIGIQNGGIESAVPEALRADQMQKILLFTGENDREEVLNSYVLIDRTSTDYQKYLKKYPVLEKESVFVLKENAEIEKLNDIMGKAIIAVSQIEKAKKEAKDGYIEFNGQKIPEDVDLFELFALMPDEVRIEMSREMKDKLAAMEESTIVQYAANSIKDEYAALGIEANKVQNRYIVKIGVKMLLISLFSALCVVLVGYFAARIGAGLARNLRRDVFVKVENFSNAEMDKFSTSSLITRTTNDINHVQMLVMMMIRMVFYSIVMAIGGIIKAVSKSQSMTWVIAVAVIAVMGLILVVLVVALPKFKLIQKLVDKLNLVTRENLSGMMVIRAFNTQKFEENRFDKANQELTKTNLFVNRVMAVLFPSMSLVMNGITLLIIWVGANQIADSNMQVGDMMAFMQYAMQIMFSFLMLSFMFIMVPRASVAAQRIAEVLDTEPQIIDPKEPKSFNSAEKGVVEFRNVSFRYNDAEEDMLKNISFKALPGQTTAIIGSTGSGKTTLVNLIMRFYDVTEGQVLVNGIDVREVTQHDLRDRIGYVPQKSLLFSGTIESNMKYANENASEEDINMALEIAQALGFVNEKPDGIKSDISQGGGNVSGGQKQRLSIARALVKKPDIYIFDDSFSALDFKTDSALRKALKERLQSATVIIVAQRISTIMNAEQIIVLDEGRIVGRGTHKELMESCPIYQEIALSQLSKEELA; translated from the coding sequence ATGTATAAATTAACCAGATATTTAAAACCTTTTATAGGACTTATTCTTATTACAATTGTTTTTCTCTTTGGTCAGGCGATGGCAGATCTGGCTTTGCCCGACTATATGTCGAAAATAGTTAACATTGGCATTCAAAATGGGGGCATAGAAAGTGCAGTTCCGGAAGCTTTAAGAGCCGATCAGATGCAAAAGATTTTACTTTTTACCGGTGAAAATGACAGAGAAGAAGTTTTAAACAGTTATGTACTTATTGATAGAACCAGTACAGACTATCAAAAGTATTTAAAGAAATATCCTGTATTGGAAAAGGAGTCGGTATTTGTTTTAAAGGAAAATGCTGAGATTGAAAAACTGAATGATATAATGGGAAAGGCAATTATAGCAGTATCACAGATAGAAAAAGCGAAAAAAGAAGCAAAGGATGGCTATATTGAATTTAATGGACAGAAAATTCCGGAGGATGTTGATTTGTTTGAATTGTTTGCCTTGATGCCCGATGAGGTGCGTATTGAGATGAGCAGAGAAATGAAAGATAAACTTGCTGCCATGGAAGAGAGCACAATTGTGCAGTATGCTGCAAACAGTATAAAGGACGAATATGCAGCACTGGGAATTGAGGCAAATAAAGTTCAGAATCGATATATTGTCAAAATTGGAGTTAAGATGCTGCTTATTTCACTTTTCAGTGCATTATGTGTGGTTTTGGTAGGCTATTTTGCCGCAAGAATCGGAGCCGGTTTAGCCCGGAATCTGAGGAGAGATGTGTTTGTAAAGGTTGAAAATTTCTCAAATGCAGAGATGGATAAATTCTCCACATCATCTCTAATAACCAGAACCACCAATGACATAAACCATGTGCAGATGCTTGTCATGATGATGATCAGAATGGTTTTTTATTCGATTGTAATGGCCATAGGTGGAATAATAAAAGCAGTCAGCAAGAGCCAGTCCATGACCTGGGTAATTGCTGTTGCTGTGATTGCGGTAATGGGTTTGATTCTTGTGGTACTTGTCGTTGCATTGCCTAAGTTTAAGCTTATTCAAAAGCTGGTAGACAAGTTGAATTTGGTTACTCGCGAAAACCTATCGGGTATGATGGTTATTAGGGCTTTTAATACTCAAAAGTTTGAGGAAAACAGGTTCGATAAAGCAAACCAGGAACTTACTAAGACAAATCTTTTTGTGAACAGGGTTATGGCTGTGCTATTCCCTTCCATGTCACTGGTGATGAATGGAATCACATTGTTGATAATATGGGTTGGAGCAAACCAGATAGCCGATTCAAATATGCAGGTGGGGGATATGATGGCATTTATGCAATATGCCATGCAGATAATGTTTTCCTTCCTGATGCTGTCCTTTATGTTTATCATGGTGCCTAGAGCCTCTGTAGCAGCTCAGCGTATAGCGGAAGTTTTGGATACAGAACCTCAGATAATAGATCCGAAAGAACCGAAGAGTTTCAATAGTGCAGAGAAGGGTGTTGTTGAATTCAGGAATGTATCCTTCCGGTATAACGATGCCGAGGAAGATATGCTAAAAAATATAAGCTTTAAAGCTTTGCCCGGTCAGACAACAGCCATTATCGGTTCCACCGGATCGGGAAAAACAACTCTTGTAAATTTGATTATGCGTTTCTATGATGTTACTGAGGGACAGGTTTTAGTTAACGGTATAGATGTAAGGGAAGTTACTCAGCATGATTTAAGGGACAGAATAGGATATGTGCCTCAGAAGAGTTTGCTGTTTAGCGGGACCATTGAATCGAATATGAAATATGCCAATGAAAATGCTTCGGAAGAAGATATAAATATGGCCTTAGAGATTGCGCAAGCTTTAGGTTTTGTAAATGAAAAGCCCGATGGCATTAAATCGGATATATCACAGGGAGGAGGCAATGTCTCGGGAGGTCAGAAACAAAGGCTTTCTATTGCCCGAGCTTTGGTAAAAAAGCCGGATATCTATATATTTGATGACAGCTTTTCAGCTCTTGACTTTAAAACTGACTCGGCATTAAGGAAAGCATTAAAAGAGAGATTGCAATCAGCTACCGTTATTATAGTTGCACAGCGTATATCTACTATTATGAATGCAGAACAAATAATTGTTCTCGATGAAGGAAGGATTGTAGGCAGGGGGACACATAAAGAATTAATGGAAAGTTGTCCGATTTATCAGGAAATTGCTTTATCGCAGCTGTCAAAGGAGGAATTGGCATGA
- a CDS encoding MarR family winged helix-turn-helix transcriptional regulator: MEGVNRGIAVSKLLKEIMVLIRNAHKPCGDMKLTGPQAMLVGIIAHYGEMKISDLSEKMGLSNSTVSGIVDRLEKQGILERIRSKDDRRVVRVNIASKHRECVKTKFEAIEYKMEEIMKEATEEEVKKIFEGLEMLKKLIEENNRR, translated from the coding sequence ATGGAGGGCGTAAACAGGGGTATTGCAGTGAGCAAGCTGCTAAAGGAAATTATGGTTTTGATTAGAAATGCCCACAAGCCTTGCGGTGATATGAAATTGACAGGTCCGCAGGCAATGCTTGTAGGTATAATAGCCCATTACGGCGAGATGAAGATTAGTGATTTAAGTGAAAAGATGGGGCTGTCCAACAGCACAGTATCGGGAATAGTTGACAGGCTGGAAAAACAAGGAATTCTTGAAAGAATAAGAAGTAAAGATGATAGGAGAGTGGTACGGGTAAATATAGCTTCTAAGCATAGGGAATGTGTGAAAACTAAATTTGAAGCAATAGAGTACAAAATGGAAGAGATAATGAAAGAAGCTACTGAAGAAGAAGTAAAAAAAATATTTGAAGGTTTGGAAATGTTAAAGAAACTGATTGAAGAAAATAACAGGAGATAA
- a CDS encoding citrate/2-methylcitrate synthase: MRNSKIKEHKEEIEALSKLAQKNNYIDPELFTKYQVKRGLRDLDGKGVLVGLTEIGEVHSYIIEENETIPVPGRLMYRGIDVTELSNGFIKSGKNGFEETCYLLLFGDLPNEKQLADFEQILADYRHLPDDFVRDLILKAPSRDIMNVLARNVLALYSFDDRADDTSIPNVLEQCIRLIACFPLIAVYGYQAYSHYYEKKSLFIHSPKPELSTAENILHMLRPDSQFTKLEATLLDLALVLHAEHGGGNNSTFVTHVVTSTGTDTYSVMAAALGSLKGPRHGGANIKVVQMFDDMKSNLKDWDNEKEIEEYLVKLLKKEAFDRSGLIYGIGHAVYSISDPRCVILKEYAEKLAKEKGLEAEFNLYSKVEELAPKVISEMRKMYKGVSANVDFYSGFVYSMLGIPREMFTPIFAISRIAGWSAHRVEEIVNAGKIIRPAYKSVAKRREYVDIEKR; encoded by the coding sequence ATGAGAAACTCAAAAATCAAGGAACATAAAGAGGAAATTGAGGCATTGAGCAAGTTGGCCCAGAAGAACAATTATATTGATCCGGAATTGTTTACTAAATATCAGGTTAAGCGAGGGCTCCGCGACCTTGACGGCAAAGGTGTGCTGGTTGGATTGACGGAGATTGGTGAGGTGCATTCATATATCATTGAGGAAAATGAAACTATTCCTGTTCCGGGAAGACTCATGTACAGGGGTATAGATGTAACGGAACTTTCAAATGGCTTTATAAAGAGTGGTAAAAATGGCTTTGAAGAGACGTGTTATCTGCTGTTGTTTGGTGACTTGCCAAATGAAAAGCAGTTGGCGGATTTTGAGCAAATTCTTGCTGATTACAGGCATCTTCCCGATGATTTTGTAAGGGATTTGATTCTAAAGGCACCAAGTAGGGATATAATGAATGTATTGGCTCGAAATGTTTTGGCATTATACAGCTTTGATGACCGTGCTGATGATACTTCAATTCCCAATGTGCTTGAACAGTGCATTCGGCTAATTGCGTGTTTCCCATTAATTGCAGTATACGGTTATCAGGCATATTCCCATTATTATGAAAAGAAAAGCCTGTTTATCCATAGCCCGAAACCGGAATTAAGTACTGCAGAAAACATATTGCATATGTTAAGACCGGATAGTCAGTTTACAAAATTGGAGGCAACGCTTTTGGATTTGGCACTTGTACTTCATGCAGAGCACGGTGGAGGTAACAACTCGACCTTTGTAACCCACGTTGTTACATCAACTGGAACTGATACATATTCAGTAATGGCAGCAGCATTGGGTTCGTTGAAAGGCCCTAGACATGGAGGTGCCAATATTAAAGTAGTACAAATGTTTGACGATATGAAAAGCAATTTGAAGGATTGGGATAATGAAAAGGAGATTGAAGAATATTTGGTAAAATTGCTGAAAAAAGAGGCTTTTGACCGTTCGGGACTTATATATGGTATAGGGCATGCCGTGTACTCAATTTCAGACCCTCGTTGCGTAATCTTAAAAGAGTATGCTGAAAAGCTTGCAAAGGAAAAGGGACTTGAGGCTGAATTCAATCTCTATTCCAAGGTGGAAGAATTAGCACCTAAGGTAATATCTGAAATGCGCAAAATGTATAAGGGTGTAAGTGCCAACGTCGATTTTTATTCCGGCTTTGTTTATAGTATGTTGGGCATTCCTAGAGAAATGTTTACACCTATATTCGCAATATCCAGAATTGCAGGTTGGAGTGCCCACCGTGTTGAAGAAATTGTAAATGCCGGAAAGATAATTAGACCGGCATATAAAAGTGTGGCGAAAAGACGTGAATACGTAGATATTGAAAAACGATAG
- a CDS encoding YkgJ family cysteine cluster protein, with protein sequence MECRIGCGACCIVISISSPIPGMPEGKPSGVRCVQLTDDNRCKIFGKPERPAVCSSLRPSLEMCGTESSHAYTYLEKLEKLTRPVG encoded by the coding sequence ATGGAATGCAGAATAGGCTGTGGTGCATGCTGTATTGTTATATCCATATCATCGCCGATACCTGGAATGCCTGAAGGAAAGCCTTCCGGTGTTAGATGTGTTCAACTGACCGATGACAATAGGTGTAAAATATTCGGCAAACCCGAGAGACCAGCTGTTTGCTCAAGCCTGAGACCATCGCTTGAAATGTGCGGTACTGAGTCTTCACATGCCTATACGTATCTTGAAAAGCTTGAAAAACTCACCAGACCTGTTGGATAA
- a CDS encoding amidophosphoribosyltransferase, translating into MGGIFGVASKNDCVTDLFFGTDYHSHLGTSRGGLSVWNGNGFTRSIHNIENTQFRTKFENDLPGMAGNLGIGCISDNEAQPLSIFSHHGDYSITTVGRINNIEELVKKAFEKHYLHFSEMSKSEINPTEVVAALIDQESTIEEGIRRAQESIDGSCSMLILTSKGIYAARDLYGRTPLVVGAKDGAFCVASESCAFPNLGYKTKYELGPGEIVFITPEGIEKIAPPGNKMKICAFLWVYYGYPSSSYEGMNVETMRYRNGAALARRDNVKIDLVAGVPDSGVAHAIGYSNEARVPFSRPFIKYTPTWARSFMPQDQAIRNLVAKMKLIPIPELVEGKSVLFCDDSIVRGTQLRETAELLYNCNAREVHMRSACPPLLYSCKYLNFSRSRSEMDLAARRAIVQLEGTMPDSIDEYTDSSTEKYNCMVDCIRKHLNLTTLKYQTLEDMIEAIGLPEDKVCTYCWNGKK; encoded by the coding sequence GTGGGAGGAATTTTCGGAGTAGCTTCCAAAAATGATTGTGTTACAGATTTGTTTTTCGGTACCGACTATCATTCACACTTAGGTACAAGTCGCGGTGGATTATCTGTTTGGAACGGAAATGGATTTACAAGGTCTATTCATAATATTGAAAACACTCAATTCAGGACAAAATTTGAGAATGACCTTCCCGGTATGGCCGGTAACTTGGGTATTGGATGCATTAGTGATAATGAGGCTCAGCCCTTATCCATATTTTCGCATCATGGTGATTACTCAATAACAACAGTAGGACGTATCAACAATATTGAAGAACTTGTTAAAAAGGCGTTTGAAAAACACTATCTTCACTTTTCCGAAATGAGCAAGAGTGAAATAAATCCCACCGAAGTGGTAGCAGCCCTGATAGATCAGGAAAGCACCATAGAAGAAGGTATCAGACGAGCTCAGGAATCTATAGACGGTTCATGTTCAATGCTTATACTTACTTCGAAGGGGATTTATGCAGCCAGGGACCTCTATGGCAGAACTCCGTTAGTGGTTGGTGCAAAAGACGGTGCTTTTTGCGTAGCATCAGAGTCCTGTGCTTTCCCTAATCTGGGATATAAGACAAAATACGAATTGGGTCCGGGAGAAATTGTATTTATAACACCTGAAGGCATAGAAAAAATAGCGCCACCGGGTAATAAAATGAAAATATGCGCTTTTCTATGGGTTTATTATGGTTATCCGTCTTCATCCTACGAAGGTATGAACGTTGAAACAATGCGCTATCGTAATGGTGCAGCTCTGGCCCGAAGGGACAATGTTAAAATAGATCTTGTTGCAGGGGTTCCCGATTCGGGAGTGGCACATGCTATCGGTTATTCCAATGAAGCCAGGGTTCCATTTAGCAGACCTTTTATAAAATATACTCCTACATGGGCAAGGAGTTTTATGCCACAAGATCAGGCAATCCGAAATTTAGTTGCAAAAATGAAACTTATCCCCATCCCGGAACTAGTAGAAGGTAAAAGCGTGTTATTTTGCGATGATTCCATTGTACGAGGTACTCAGCTTCGTGAAACAGCCGAATTGCTTTACAACTGCAATGCCAGAGAAGTTCACATGCGTTCTGCCTGTCCTCCACTTCTCTATAGCTGTAAATACTTAAACTTCTCAAGATCCCGTTCGGAAATGGATTTGGCAGCCCGTCGTGCTATTGTACAATTGGAAGGCACTATGCCCGATTCCATTGATGAATACACTGATTCTTCCACCGAAAAATACAACTGTATGGTGGACTGTATTCGTAAACATTTGAATCTTACAACATTGAAATATCAAACTTTAGAAGACATGATAGAAGCGATCGGACTACCGGAAGACAAGGTATGTACATACTGCTGGAACGGCAAGAAATAA
- a CDS encoding helix-turn-helix domain-containing protein produces the protein MQYPEVIRIALDYIEQNLKTDITAEELARMSNYSTYHYYRLFSSVTGSSVSGYILKRRLDHALAEIASGRKAIDVVLEYGFDTYAGFYKAVVKMYGCSPKKYLSIYQKHTPIKPEVAKMYTERELRKVLENWDIDKGLPISDIFIMDGAKVTGNVWRVGKDYILKAGDREKLLKNLNFSKALQRQGFTSSLPILTKTGSEYLEANEIFILTQGLKGNPLPKTDRFGGNCRKIGGKYGKSIARLHKALKAIQKDMSLDEMNLYKSVTEWALPNVKQQNMQWGMEIDESFFEDYIENFGKLYDRLPKQLIHRDPNPSNILFDDGEVSGFIDFDLSEVNVRLWDVCYCATGILSEASNKAYEKWLDILAGILQGYDFEGKLTQEEKQAVFYVICSIQMICIAYFGSHDKFRELANTNRKMLQFIIQNKKRIDNIFNALN, from the coding sequence ATGCAATATCCGGAAGTAATCAGAATTGCACTTGATTATATTGAACAAAACCTCAAAACCGACATCACAGCAGAAGAACTTGCCCGGATGTCAAATTATTCGACATATCATTATTATCGTTTGTTTTCATCTGTAACAGGCTCATCGGTTTCAGGTTATATCTTAAAGCGGCGTCTTGATCACGCGCTTGCTGAAATTGCCAGTGGCAGAAAAGCGATAGATGTAGTGCTTGAATATGGTTTTGATACCTATGCTGGGTTTTACAAGGCAGTTGTAAAAATGTATGGTTGCTCTCCGAAGAAATATTTGAGTATTTATCAAAAACACACACCAATTAAACCGGAGGTAGCAAAAATGTATACTGAAAGAGAATTGCGAAAAGTATTGGAGAATTGGGATATAGATAAAGGCCTGCCAATTAGCGATATATTTATCATGGATGGGGCAAAAGTTACCGGTAATGTTTGGAGAGTTGGTAAAGATTATATCTTAAAGGCTGGCGACCGGGAAAAGCTATTAAAAAATCTTAATTTTTCTAAGGCACTCCAGAGACAGGGGTTTACTTCTTCTCTTCCAATATTGACGAAAACCGGCAGTGAGTATTTGGAAGCCAACGAAATTTTTATTCTAACCCAAGGATTAAAGGGTAATCCGCTTCCTAAGACAGACAGATTTGGAGGTAATTGTAGGAAGATTGGTGGAAAATACGGTAAAAGCATTGCACGACTTCATAAGGCGCTGAAGGCTATACAAAAAGACATGTCGCTTGACGAAATGAACCTGTATAAAAGTGTCACGGAATGGGCACTGCCGAATGTTAAACAGCAGAATATGCAGTGGGGTATGGAGATTGACGAGAGTTTTTTTGAAGACTATATTGAAAACTTTGGTAAACTTTATGACAGACTGCCGAAACAACTTATTCATCGTGATCCCAATCCCAGCAATATCCTGTTTGATGATGGTGAGGTAAGTGGATTTATTGACTTTGACTTAAGTGAAGTAAATGTGCGTTTGTGGGATGTCTGCTACTGTGCAACCGGAATTTTATCTGAAGCAAGCAATAAGGCTTATGAAAAATGGTTAGATATACTCGCCGGAATTTTGCAAGGTTATGACTTTGAGGGTAAACTGACGCAGGAAGAAAAACAGGCGGTGTTTTATGTAATCTGTTCCATCCAGATGATTTGTATTGCATACTTTGGAAGCCATGATAAATTCAGAGAACTTGCAAATACGAATCGCAAAATGTTGCAGTTTATTATTCAAAATAAGAAGCGCATTGATAATATTTTTAATGCTTTGAATTAG